In Paenibacillus larvae subsp. larvae, the following proteins share a genomic window:
- a CDS encoding chemotaxis protein CheW encodes MGEEKKVIVFALAHEEYGVEVDKVRTIERLVPLTRVPKTPAFVKGVMNLRGVVIPVIDLRTRFGLPASEETDSSRIIIVAVNEMEVGLIVDSANDVLDINTDEVETPPEVVGGIKAKYLDGIAKIGEDRLLVLMNLEQVLNKEEIIQLEQFEG; translated from the coding sequence ATGGGTGAGGAAAAAAAAGTTATCGTATTTGCACTGGCGCATGAGGAATATGGTGTGGAAGTGGACAAAGTCCGTACCATCGAACGCTTGGTTCCGTTAACTCGTGTACCCAAAACCCCGGCTTTTGTTAAAGGTGTAATGAATCTGCGGGGAGTTGTTATCCCCGTTATTGATCTTCGTACACGGTTTGGGCTGCCGGCATCTGAAGAAACCGATAGTTCCCGCATCATCATTGTAGCAGTTAATGAGATGGAAGTAGGCTTGATCGTGGATTCCGCTAATGACGTGCTGGACATCAATACGGATGAAGTGGAGACCCCTCCGGAAGTAGTAGGAGGAATTAAGGCGAAGTATTTGGATGGAATAGCCAAAATTGGCGAGGACAGATTGCTTGTCCTGATGAACCTGGAACAGGTTTTAAATAAAGAAGAAATCATTCAGTTGGAACAGTTTGAGGGTTAA
- a CDS encoding chemotaxis protein CheC, which translates to MEELRQLADFQLDVLKEVGNIGAGHAATALSTLLSKPVDMTVPSVRLVPFESIAESVGGDEQIVLAVFLRVLGDAPGNMFFIMDTASAKNLLRSMAGMDITSYEKFSEMEYSALGEIGNILVGSYVSSLADFTGLSLSPTVPSLAIDMAGAVLSFGLLQFGQMGDQALLIDTKFLEGQEEVRGHFFLIPDPESFGMIFSALGVGK; encoded by the coding sequence GTGGAAGAGCTCAGGCAATTAGCTGATTTCCAGTTGGATGTGTTAAAAGAGGTGGGCAATATAGGGGCAGGTCATGCCGCCACCGCCTTGTCCACCCTCCTCAGTAAACCGGTAGATATGACGGTACCAAGTGTAAGGCTGGTACCTTTCGAATCTATTGCCGAAAGCGTAGGGGGCGACGAGCAGATTGTCCTTGCTGTTTTCCTGCGGGTACTGGGGGATGCGCCGGGGAACATGTTTTTTATCATGGACACCGCTTCCGCCAAAAATTTATTACGGAGTATGGCGGGAATGGATATTACAAGTTATGAAAAATTTTCCGAAATGGAATATTCGGCATTAGGGGAAATCGGCAACATTTTAGTCGGTTCCTACGTTTCATCATTAGCGGATTTTACGGGGCTCTCCCTTTCGCCGACGGTTCCGTCACTGGCTATTGACATGGCGGGGGCCGTTCTCAGCTTTGGACTCCTGCAGTTCGGTCAGATGGGAGACCAGGCATTGCTTATTGATACTAAATTTTTAGAAGGACAGGAAGAAGTACGGGGCCACTTCTTTCTTATTCCGGATCCGGAATCGTTCGGCATGATTTTTTCCGCACTTGGAGTAGGCAAATGA
- a CDS encoding chemotaxis protein CheD, with protein sequence MIQQELIKVGMADLNIVTGHGVLRTTGLGSCVGVTLYAPLSKIAGMAHVMLPSSSIAKAGNLNKAKFADTAIPELVTRMTEIGASVSRMQAKLAGGAQMFALPGQADTMRIGPRNVEACKAALHDFNIQVKGEDTGGNYGRTIELLCETGVLIIRSVQKGNREL encoded by the coding sequence ATGATTCAACAGGAGCTTATTAAGGTGGGGATGGCTGACTTAAATATTGTGACCGGGCACGGAGTGCTGAGAACAACCGGATTGGGGTCCTGTGTAGGAGTAACCTTATATGCCCCCCTATCCAAGATTGCCGGAATGGCGCATGTGATGCTGCCGTCCTCCTCCATTGCGAAGGCTGGAAATTTGAATAAAGCCAAGTTTGCTGATACCGCGATTCCTGAACTGGTAACCCGGATGACCGAAATCGGGGCCTCTGTAAGCAGAATGCAGGCCAAGCTGGCAGGAGGAGCGCAAATGTTTGCTTTACCGGGACAAGCGGATACCATGAGGATCGGCCCCAGAAATGTAGAAGCATGTAAAGCGGCACTGCATGATTTTAACATACAAGTGAAAGGCGAAGATACGGGTGGAAATTATGGGAGAACCATTGAATTACTTTGTGAGACAGGTGTCCTCATTATACGAAGTGTACAGAAAGGCAATAGGGAATTGTAG
- a CDS encoding FliA/WhiG family RNA polymerase sigma factor produces the protein MIQEKQSRLAHEELWKAWKEAGCLEAKQSLLEQYLPLVDYVSSRMSNGLPRNVAKEDLASFGVLGLMDAVEKFDHTRGLQFETYASWRILGAVIDGLRQGDWVPRSLREKAKKIEDAYQKLEQHYLRTVTDAEISEYLGVEEEEFRQMLQEINVTSICSVDDPIKEEESETRLSLLIDEKAKNPEYKVNEFYLKETLARAIEKLTEKEKIVVSLFYFEELSLSEIAEVMSLSPSRISQLHSKAILRLRGTLNKYKIQLFQDS, from the coding sequence ATGATTCAAGAGAAACAATCCCGCCTTGCTCACGAAGAGTTATGGAAGGCATGGAAAGAAGCGGGCTGCTTGGAGGCCAAGCAGTCTTTACTGGAGCAATACCTGCCGCTGGTGGACTATGTTTCCAGCCGGATGTCTAACGGATTGCCGAGGAATGTGGCCAAGGAAGATCTGGCAAGCTTCGGAGTACTGGGGCTGATGGATGCGGTGGAGAAATTTGATCATACCCGGGGGCTGCAGTTTGAAACCTATGCCTCTTGGCGAATCCTGGGGGCAGTCATCGATGGGCTCAGACAAGGGGATTGGGTTCCAAGATCACTTCGGGAAAAAGCCAAAAAAATAGAAGATGCCTATCAAAAGCTTGAACAGCACTATTTAAGAACTGTAACGGATGCGGAAATCAGCGAATACTTAGGTGTGGAGGAAGAAGAATTCCGGCAGATGCTCCAGGAAATTAATGTAACCTCTATTTGCTCTGTGGATGACCCTATTAAAGAGGAAGAATCTGAAACAAGATTATCATTACTTATTGACGAAAAGGCAAAAAACCCTGAATATAAAGTTAATGAGTTTTATTTAAAAGAAACCTTGGCGAGAGCGATCGAGAAGTTGACGGAAAAAGAGAAAATCGTTGTTTCGCTGTTTTATTTTGAAGAACTCTCGCTCAGCGAAATCGCGGAGGTTATGAGTCTTTCTCCATCCCGCATTTCCCAATTACATTCTAAAGCTATTCTACGACTGAGGGGGACGCTGAACAAATACAAGATTCAACTTTTTCAAGATAGTTGA
- a CDS encoding DUF342 domain-containing protein — protein MLSSGILDKLMNVTISEDKLIAYLEVLHVEEDMLLSMDELRAFLRSNTIVSGLSDQVLYQIVANPRAFLNKKTVIAEGKKPVNGTNGYIEYVYELSRQEKKPMETADGRVNYKEVTILNNVKKGQLIAKRIAGRDGSPGMTVTGEAIPPKKPKEARFRIGKNAVADAEQMHLYATIDGLVTKTDRGKINVFPVYEVNGDVDYNIGNIDFVGTVVIRGNVLLGFRIKASGDIRIVGGVEAAELKAGGSVDITAGILGHNKARIIAGMNVKSSFIQDAYVEAGDSIVVNQSIMHSMLRAGKTVQCSGAKGLIVGGTIQAGELVSARTIGNSLSTVTVIEVGVLPQLRNELSGLRQQLKELMDHQMKTDKAVALLDQLAAAGQLTGDKLEMRVRLSRTKKQMVQQQAEIKERILELEQSLEETNQAQVQVNSIVYGGTKVVIGRYTRFVKDPISKIKFVLADGDISIANL, from the coding sequence ATGTTAAGTTCTGGCATTCTGGACAAGCTGATGAACGTAACCATCTCGGAAGATAAACTGATCGCTTACTTGGAAGTTCTGCATGTGGAAGAGGACATGCTTCTCTCTATGGATGAGCTTCGGGCCTTTTTGCGGTCAAATACGATCGTAAGCGGTCTGAGTGACCAGGTCTTATACCAGATTGTTGCGAACCCCCGGGCCTTTTTGAATAAAAAAACGGTAATTGCCGAAGGGAAGAAGCCTGTAAACGGGACAAACGGTTACATTGAATATGTTTACGAATTGAGCCGTCAGGAGAAAAAACCTATGGAAACTGCGGATGGCCGGGTAAACTACAAAGAAGTTACGATACTTAATAATGTAAAGAAGGGCCAGTTGATCGCCAAAAGGATTGCAGGCCGTGATGGAAGCCCGGGAATGACCGTCACCGGCGAGGCCATACCTCCCAAAAAGCCGAAAGAAGCCCGTTTTCGCATAGGAAAAAATGCAGTAGCAGATGCTGAACAAATGCATTTGTATGCCACTATTGATGGGCTCGTAACCAAAACCGACAGAGGAAAGATCAATGTTTTTCCTGTTTACGAAGTTAATGGGGATGTTGACTATAATATAGGAAATATTGATTTTGTGGGAACCGTAGTTATTCGGGGAAATGTGCTTCTGGGCTTTCGGATCAAGGCATCCGGCGATATCAGGATAGTCGGGGGTGTAGAAGCAGCTGAACTGAAGGCTGGAGGCTCTGTTGATATTACAGCAGGCATTCTAGGCCACAATAAGGCGCGTATAATCGCCGGAATGAATGTGAAAAGCTCTTTTATTCAAGATGCTTATGTAGAAGCCGGGGATTCCATCGTGGTGAATCAGAGCATCATGCATTCTATGCTGAGGGCAGGTAAAACCGTCCAATGCAGTGGTGCGAAGGGACTGATAGTCGGTGGGACGATTCAGGCAGGAGAGCTCGTTAGCGCGAGGACAATTGGAAATTCCTTGTCCACGGTTACTGTCATTGAGGTAGGAGTGTTGCCTCAACTCCGGAATGAACTTTCCGGGCTCAGACAACAGCTTAAAGAATTAATGGACCATCAAATGAAAACGGATAAAGCGGTTGCTTTATTGGACCAGCTTGCTGCAGCAGGGCAATTAACGGGAGATAAGCTGGAAATGAGAGTAAGGCTGAGCCGGACCAAAAAACAGATGGTGCAGCAGCAGGCGGAGATCAAAGAACGCATTTTGGAATTGGAGCAGTCTCTGGAAGAGACGAATCAGGCTCAAGTACAGGTGAATTCTATTGTATACGGTGGAACGAAAGTGGTCATAGGCCGTTACACACGATTTGTAAAAGACCCTATCAGTAAAATCAAATTTGTTCTGGCAGACGGAGATATTTCAATCGCCAATTTATAA
- the rpsB gene encoding 30S ribosomal protein S2, which translates to MAVISMKQLLEAGVHFGHQTRRWNPKMDKYIFTERNGIYIIDLQKTVKKVEEAYNFVKSLAEENGTILFVGTKKQAQDSVKEEAERCGMFYINQRWLGGTLTNFQTIQKRINRLRELEKMEEDGTFDLLPKKEVILLRKEKDRLEKFLGGIKGMKGLPSALFVIDPRKERIAVAEARKLGIPIVGIVDTNCDPDEIDYVIPGNDDAIRAVKLLTAKMADAVIESHQGEETTA; encoded by the coding sequence ATGGCAGTTATCTCCATGAAACAGCTGCTTGAAGCTGGGGTACACTTCGGTCACCAAACCCGTCGTTGGAACCCGAAAATGGACAAATACATCTTCACCGAAAGAAACGGAATTTACATCATTGACCTGCAAAAGACAGTTAAGAAAGTTGAGGAAGCTTACAACTTTGTTAAATCTCTTGCTGAAGAGAATGGAACCATTCTTTTCGTAGGTACAAAGAAACAGGCCCAAGACTCTGTAAAAGAAGAAGCCGAACGTTGCGGTATGTTCTATATCAACCAACGTTGGCTTGGCGGTACACTGACAAACTTCCAAACTATTCAAAAGCGGATCAATCGTCTTCGTGAACTGGAAAAAATGGAAGAGGACGGAACTTTCGACTTGCTGCCTAAAAAAGAAGTTATCCTTCTGCGCAAAGAAAAAGACCGTCTTGAGAAATTCCTTGGCGGTATTAAAGGCATGAAAGGCTTGCCAAGTGCATTGTTCGTCATCGACCCGCGCAAAGAACGCATCGCAGTTGCTGAAGCCCGTAAATTGGGTATCCCGATCGTAGGTATCGTGGACACTAACTGTGATCCGGATGAAATTGATTACGTGATTCCTGGTAACGACGATGCAATTCGCGCTGTCAAGCTTCTCACTGCTAAGATGGCAGACGCTGTAATTGAGTCTCACCAAGGTGAAGAAACAACTGCTTAA
- the tsf gene encoding translation elongation factor Ts produces the protein MAITAAMVKELREKTGAGMLDCKKALDEANGDVAKATELLREKGLAAAAKKAGRVATEGMVESYIHAGGRIGVLVEVNCETDFVAKTDNFRALVKDIAMQIAAANPTYVRREEVPQEAIEKEKEILKAQALNEGKPAHIVEKMVEGRMSKYYEEVCLLEQAFIKDPDKTVETLLKEKIGQIGENISVRRFVRFELGEGLEKKQDNFVEEVMAQAKL, from the coding sequence ATGGCAATTACCGCAGCTATGGTAAAAGAACTGCGCGAGAAAACAGGCGCAGGTATGTTAGATTGTAAAAAAGCACTGGATGAAGCAAACGGTGACGTTGCTAAAGCAACCGAGCTTCTTCGTGAAAAAGGCCTTGCTGCCGCAGCGAAAAAAGCCGGACGTGTAGCCACGGAAGGTATGGTTGAATCCTATATTCATGCAGGCGGACGTATCGGAGTTCTGGTTGAAGTAAACTGCGAAACCGACTTTGTTGCCAAAACAGACAATTTCCGTGCCCTGGTAAAAGATATCGCTATGCAGATCGCAGCGGCAAACCCGACTTATGTTCGCCGCGAAGAAGTGCCTCAGGAAGCGATCGAGAAAGAAAAGGAAATCTTGAAAGCCCAGGCTTTGAACGAAGGTAAACCAGCCCATATCGTTGAGAAAATGGTGGAAGGCCGCATGAGCAAATACTATGAAGAAGTTTGCCTGCTTGAACAAGCTTTCATTAAAGATCCGGATAAAACCGTTGAAACTCTTTTGAAAGAGAAGATCGGTCAAATCGGTGAAAACATTTCTGTTCGTCGTTTCGTTCGTTTCGAGCTGGGTGAAGGTCTTGAGAAGAAACAGGACAACTTCGTTGAAGAAGTTATGGCTCAAGCGAAACTTTAA
- the pyrH gene encoding UMP kinase encodes MERPFFKRVILKLSGEALAGQQGYGIDSEMISSIAAQVKEVVDLQVEVAIVVGGGNIWRGIAGSSKGIDRATADYMGMLATVMNSLALQDALETIGVPTRVQSSISMQQVAEPYIRRRAIRHLEKGRVVIFAAGTGNPYFSTDTTAALRAAEIEAEVILMAKNKVDGVYSADPFKDDAAVKYETLTYLEVLNKNLRVMDSTASSLCMDNDIPLIVFSITEKGNIKRVVLGEKIGTTVKGSV; translated from the coding sequence TTGGAGCGACCTTTTTTCAAACGTGTTATTCTTAAACTAAGTGGGGAAGCTTTGGCAGGACAGCAGGGGTACGGCATCGATTCCGAGATGATCTCCTCGATTGCGGCTCAAGTGAAAGAAGTTGTCGACTTACAGGTGGAAGTGGCAATTGTCGTAGGCGGAGGCAACATTTGGAGAGGAATCGCCGGAAGTTCCAAGGGCATTGACCGGGCCACTGCAGATTATATGGGAATGCTGGCAACGGTAATGAACTCCCTGGCATTGCAGGACGCACTTGAAACTATAGGAGTTCCTACCCGTGTGCAGAGCTCAATATCCATGCAGCAAGTCGCTGAACCATATATCCGCCGAAGAGCTATCCGTCATTTGGAAAAGGGACGCGTAGTCATATTCGCAGCCGGAACCGGTAACCCCTATTTCTCTACGGATACAACAGCAGCGCTTCGGGCAGCGGAGATCGAGGCTGAAGTGATTCTTATGGCCAAAAACAAGGTCGATGGTGTTTACTCTGCTGATCCGTTCAAAGATGACGCAGCCGTGAAGTACGAAACCTTAACTTATTTGGAAGTATTGAATAAAAACCTGAGAGTTATGGACTCAACAGCATCTTCCTTATGTATGGACAATGATATTCCGCTAATCGTCTTCTCCATTACGGAGAAAGGCAATATCAAGCGCGTAGTGCTCGGCGAAAAAATCGGTACAACAGTTAAAGGGAGTGTATAA
- the frr gene encoding ribosome recycling factor — MPQSVKINAEDRMQKAVAALQKELVSLRAGRATPALLDRVQVEYYGAMTPLNQLANINVPDPRTLLIQPWDKSSLGAIEKAILKSELGLTPTSDGTMIRLTIPPLTEERRLELVKMTKKYGEDAKVAIRNIRRDSNESIKKMEKTEISEDESRRHQDDIQKSTDKYIAEVDKVLAAKEKEIMEV, encoded by the coding sequence ATGCCTCAATCAGTGAAAATAAATGCGGAAGACCGTATGCAAAAAGCAGTAGCAGCTCTTCAAAAAGAGCTGGTTTCACTTCGTGCGGGCCGTGCTACTCCAGCACTGCTTGATCGTGTTCAAGTGGAGTATTACGGAGCAATGACGCCCCTGAATCAGCTGGCGAACATTAATGTGCCGGATCCCCGCACTCTACTCATCCAACCTTGGGACAAAAGTTCTTTAGGTGCTATTGAGAAGGCGATTTTGAAATCTGAGCTGGGATTAACTCCTACAAGCGACGGTACAATGATTCGTCTTACGATCCCGCCGCTAACAGAGGAGAGACGGCTGGAATTGGTTAAAATGACAAAAAAATACGGAGAAGACGCGAAAGTGGCCATCCGCAACATCCGCCGTGATTCGAATGAAAGTATTAAAAAGATGGAAAAAACGGAGATTTCAGAAGATGAATCCAGGCGTCATCAGGATGATATTCAGAAATCAACCGACAAATATATTGCAGAAGTAGATAAAGTACTGGCTGCGAAAGAAAAAGAAATTATGGAAGTCTAG
- a CDS encoding isoprenyl transferase has protein sequence MFNPLKKWFGNSSGQKEKPDASSLDLENVPKHVAIIMDGNGRWARQRGLPRVAGHHSGMKNVKKITMAANDIGVQVLTMYAFSTENWKRPKEEVEFLMKLPQEFFPLEIDELIENNVRVHMTGWCEGLPDHTLKAVEGAIERTKHNTGLILNFALNYGGRKELLSGVHEVVRDVKSGKLDLSQLDEETFSGYMLTAGLPDPDLLIRTSGELRLSNFLLWQLAYTELWFTDAYWPEFTESHFYQAIAEYQRRARRYGAV, from the coding sequence ATGTTCAATCCGTTAAAAAAATGGTTTGGGAACAGTTCCGGTCAGAAGGAGAAACCGGATGCTTCATCCCTTGATCTTGAGAACGTTCCGAAACATGTGGCGATTATCATGGATGGCAACGGTCGCTGGGCCAGGCAAAGAGGCTTGCCCCGGGTAGCCGGCCATCATTCAGGTATGAAAAATGTCAAAAAAATTACGATGGCCGCCAATGACATCGGGGTACAGGTACTTACGATGTATGCGTTCTCGACTGAGAATTGGAAGAGACCAAAGGAAGAAGTGGAGTTTTTGATGAAACTGCCGCAGGAATTCTTCCCTTTGGAAATTGATGAACTTATAGAAAATAATGTTCGCGTTCATATGACAGGCTGGTGTGAAGGACTGCCGGACCATACGCTAAAGGCGGTCGAGGGTGCCATTGAACGCACGAAGCACAATACCGGTCTTATTCTTAACTTCGCCCTTAATTATGGCGGACGGAAAGAGCTTCTTTCCGGCGTCCATGAAGTGGTTCGGGATGTGAAATCCGGTAAACTTGATCTGTCGCAGCTCGACGAAGAAACTTTTTCCGGGTATATGCTGACCGCAGGCTTGCCTGATCCGGATTTATTGATCCGTACAAGTGGCGAGCTGAGATTAAGCAATTTCCTCTTATGGCAGCTGGCCTATACGGAACTATGGTTCACAGATGCCTACTGGCCAGAATTTACTGAATCTCATTTTTATCAAGCTATTGCGGAATATCAACGTCGTGCAAGGCGGTATGGCGCGGTATAA
- a CDS encoding phosphatidate cytidylyltransferase, translated as MKQRIVTGVVAGAGFIALLILGSYWYAALLLLMAIIGYDEFVRMIHMKANKGTYAAGWLGLIVLTIPWSLTGWSFQPDTSAVIWLLMFVLLAITVLSKNKITIDQIALLFIGVVYIGIGFYYMILTRLENGLFWTLLIFLCIWASDAGAYFVGSKLGKHPLWPVISPKKSVEGSIGGVIIAAIVAVAFALYDPELLSIGRAALLGVVIAVVGQLGDLIQSAYKRVKGIKDTGAILPGHGGILDRVDSWLIVFPIVHLLSLLP; from the coding sequence TTGAAGCAGCGTATTGTCACAGGTGTGGTTGCCGGTGCTGGATTCATTGCTCTGTTAATTCTCGGCTCCTATTGGTATGCCGCTTTACTCTTGCTCATGGCAATTATCGGCTATGACGAATTTGTCCGGATGATTCATATGAAAGCAAACAAGGGAACGTATGCAGCAGGCTGGCTGGGGTTGATCGTGCTTACAATTCCCTGGAGCCTGACAGGATGGTCTTTTCAACCTGATACTTCTGCAGTCATCTGGCTGCTGATGTTTGTTTTGCTCGCCATAACGGTTTTGTCCAAAAATAAAATTACAATCGATCAGATTGCCCTCCTCTTTATTGGAGTAGTTTACATAGGGATTGGGTTTTATTATATGATCCTGACGCGTCTTGAAAATGGCTTGTTCTGGACACTGCTCATCTTTCTTTGCATATGGGCTAGTGATGCAGGAGCTTATTTTGTCGGATCAAAGCTGGGGAAACACCCGCTTTGGCCGGTTATAAGCCCTAAAAAGTCTGTGGAGGGTTCCATTGGCGGTGTAATTATTGCCGCAATCGTAGCAGTAGCTTTTGCGTTATATGATCCGGAACTGCTTTCAATCGGACGGGCAGCCCTGCTTGGTGTTGTTATCGCTGTAGTAGGCCAGCTGGGAGATTTAATCCAATCGGCATATAAACGGGTCAAAGGCATTAAAGATACAGGCGCCATCCTTCCGGGGCACGGGGGCATACTCGACCGTGTGGACAGCTGGCTTATCGTCTTTCCTATCGTTCACTTGCTGTCTTTGCTTCCATAA
- a CDS encoding 1-deoxy-D-xylulose-5-phosphate reductoisomerase, with the protein MLTTKSISILGSTGSIGTQTLEVVENHPELFTVKALAGGRNINLLAEQARKFSPEMISVADKKLAEQIKSLVPPDTKVFYGEEGLIEAAAGTDADVTLTAVVGSQGLKPTLAAIESGKQIALANKETLVSAGHLVTEAARKHKVTLLPLDSEHSAIFQCLNGENSKDVRAITLTASGGSFRDKTRDQLQGVTVKEALNHPNWSMGAKVTIDSATMVNKGLEVIEAHWLFGVPYGQIEVMIHPESIIHSYVEFQDYSIIAQLGLPDMRIPIQYALTFPKRLPSPGKSLNLAEIGKLHFQRMDFDRFPCLRMAYECGKAGGTATTVFNAANEVAVARFLKGEISFLKIEDLIERTLNAHNPETMPSLEEITEADSWARTFASQIR; encoded by the coding sequence ATGCTAACAACAAAATCAATTTCAATACTCGGATCAACAGGTTCAATAGGAACCCAAACGCTAGAGGTGGTCGAAAATCACCCGGAATTGTTCACCGTTAAAGCATTGGCAGGAGGACGTAATATTAATTTACTTGCTGAGCAGGCCAGAAAGTTTAGTCCGGAGATGATTTCGGTTGCCGACAAGAAACTCGCGGAACAAATAAAATCTCTGGTTCCGCCGGATACGAAAGTTTTCTATGGCGAAGAAGGGTTGATCGAAGCGGCGGCGGGGACGGATGCGGATGTGACACTAACGGCAGTTGTGGGAAGCCAAGGTCTAAAGCCAACTCTTGCTGCCATAGAATCAGGTAAACAAATTGCACTCGCCAACAAGGAGACCCTGGTAAGTGCCGGACATCTGGTTACGGAAGCAGCCCGGAAGCATAAAGTTACTCTGCTCCCCCTAGATAGTGAGCACTCTGCTATTTTTCAATGCCTAAACGGAGAAAACAGCAAAGACGTTCGTGCTATTACGTTAACGGCTTCAGGCGGTTCTTTTCGGGACAAAACCCGTGATCAGCTGCAGGGAGTCACAGTGAAGGAAGCATTGAACCATCCGAACTGGTCAATGGGAGCAAAAGTAACGATTGATTCGGCAACAATGGTTAATAAAGGACTGGAAGTAATTGAAGCTCACTGGCTTTTCGGGGTTCCTTATGGACAAATTGAAGTTATGATCCATCCCGAGAGTATTATCCACTCTTATGTCGAATTCCAAGACTACAGTATTATAGCTCAATTGGGTCTTCCTGATATGAGAATTCCGATTCAATATGCCCTAACCTTTCCTAAGCGCCTGCCGTCTCCAGGTAAGAGTCTTAACCTTGCCGAGATCGGCAAGCTGCATTTTCAAAGGATGGACTTTGACCGTTTTCCATGCCTTAGAATGGCATATGAATGCGGAAAGGCTGGAGGTACAGCCACAACCGTATTCAATGCAGCTAATGAAGTGGCAGTTGCCCGGTTTTTAAAAGGTGAAATTTCTTTCCTCAAAATTGAAGATTTGATTGAACGTACGCTAAATGCGCATAATCCGGAAACAATGCCGTCTTTGGAGGAGATAACAGAAGCAGATTCATGGGCTAGAACATTTGCCTCGCAAATCCGTTAA
- the rseP gene encoding RIP metalloprotease RseP, producing the protein MIETALKVIFLFFVLVSIHEWGHFYFAKRAGILVREFAIGFGPKLFSHKKGETRYTLRLLPFGGYCRMAGEDPEVVEAQSGQTIAVELNNEGKIGKIYLDQLDRRSHVIQGVIEEIDLERELFIRLDVGGESVQYPVQEDAMIVAKGKETQIAPYDRQYSSKTVGARALSIVMGPVMNFLLAIVLFLILVIMSGVPTNVKMDSVMANQPAAKAGLKAGDIVISVNNEPIGADQDKFKRLIQASPDQTMDWLVKRGNEEIPLKVTPEQIDGTIMVGVRITADTRTASFKEVMTGTYNHVVNSTVGIMDGFKKLVLGDFKMDDLGGPVRIVEVTGQFASVGFSAFLYWMALLSLYLGIFNLLPFPALDGSRLVFLGLEAVRGKPVDPNKEGMVHFIGFAMLFMLMIAVTYNDILRLIKQ; encoded by the coding sequence ATGATCGAAACCGCTTTGAAAGTGATCTTTCTATTTTTCGTCCTCGTATCTATCCACGAGTGGGGACATTTTTATTTTGCCAAGCGTGCCGGCATTTTGGTCCGCGAGTTTGCCATCGGATTTGGGCCAAAGCTGTTCTCTCATAAAAAAGGTGAAACCAGATATACGCTGCGCCTTCTTCCATTTGGCGGCTACTGCCGTATGGCCGGGGAAGACCCTGAAGTAGTAGAAGCGCAAAGCGGCCAAACCATTGCCGTGGAGTTAAATAATGAGGGGAAGATCGGCAAGATTTATCTGGACCAGCTCGATCGAAGATCTCATGTTATTCAAGGGGTTATTGAAGAGATTGATCTCGAAAGAGAACTCTTTATCCGGCTGGATGTAGGAGGAGAATCTGTTCAATATCCTGTTCAAGAAGATGCCATGATCGTGGCCAAAGGCAAGGAAACCCAAATTGCCCCTTACGACCGGCAATACTCCAGCAAGACTGTCGGAGCACGTGCTTTATCCATAGTGATGGGACCAGTCATGAACTTTTTGCTTGCTATAGTCTTGTTCCTGATTCTGGTCATCATGAGCGGAGTCCCGACAAATGTAAAAATGGACTCAGTGATGGCTAATCAGCCTGCTGCCAAAGCTGGCCTGAAAGCCGGGGATATTGTGATATCCGTTAACAACGAACCGATTGGTGCCGATCAGGACAAGTTTAAAAGACTCATTCAGGCATCACCGGACCAAACGATGGATTGGTTAGTAAAACGCGGTAATGAAGAGATTCCTTTAAAGGTAACACCGGAACAAATTGATGGGACTATCATGGTAGGAGTGCGCATAACGGCGGATACAAGAACGGCTTCTTTCAAAGAAGTTATGACAGGCACCTACAATCATGTCGTCAATTCTACGGTAGGCATCATGGACGGATTCAAAAAGCTGGTGCTGGGTGATTTCAAGATGGATGATCTTGGTGGTCCTGTCCGCATTGTGGAAGTTACCGGACAATTTGCATCGGTTGGATTTTCTGCTTTCCTTTACTGGATGGCACTGCTCAGCCTTTACCTTGGAATATTCAACCTTCTTCCATTTCCGGCCTTGGACGGAAGCCGTCTTGTTTTCTTGGGTCTGGAGGCGGTCAGAGGGAAACCGGTCGATCCTAATAAAGAGGGGATGGTCCATTTCATCGGTTTTGCCATGTTGTTCATGCTGATGATAGCCGTGACCTACAACGATATTTTAAGATTGATCAAACAGTAA